From the Chloroflexus aurantiacus J-10-fl genome, one window contains:
- a CDS encoding Crp/Fnr family transcriptional regulator yields the protein MNKSVVENLRRVELLSGLSDEELLQIATICKVRRLAGGQHVFNEGDEGDELFVIHEGCVRIVINTRGPDGTFTPSTINLLYSGQSFGEMVLLGGATRSATVVCVDPCVLLVIRERDFAALCERNPRIGYLVMRNMAADLAYKLRSSNLLLRGNIRWQQGELGKR from the coding sequence ATGAACAAAAGTGTCGTCGAGAATCTGCGACGGGTCGAGCTGTTGAGCGGTCTGAGTGATGAAGAGTTGTTGCAGATTGCCACTATCTGCAAGGTGAGACGGCTTGCCGGCGGCCAGCACGTATTTAACGAAGGTGATGAGGGTGACGAGCTGTTCGTCATTCACGAGGGTTGTGTGCGCATTGTGATCAACACTCGTGGCCCTGACGGAACATTCACGCCTTCAACCATCAATCTGCTCTACAGCGGCCAGAGCTTTGGTGAGATGGTGCTCCTCGGTGGTGCTACTCGCTCCGCAACGGTGGTCTGTGTTGATCCATGCGTATTACTGGTCATTCGTGAACGCGATTTTGCCGCGTTATGCGAACGCAACCCGCGGATCGGGTATCTGGTGATGCGCAATATGGCTGCCGATCTCGCGTATAAACTCCGCTCATCGAATTTACTTCTCCGCGGCAATATTCGCTGGCAGCAGGGTGAGCTTGGTAAGCGTTGA
- a CDS encoding DUF4129 domain-containing protein has translation MVLVILMGIGLIMLSVRLWLARELRGLRLFAAAYAEMGWLANIAGLPQHPAETPAEYAQRLAHLFPEHATTIYGIATACVAERYRRGAVTRVPTEDRRQALRRTLTRYAIQTAFQRLWLPLRRGDRVGAGSQPAPTAPVYL, from the coding sequence GTGGTACTGGTTATACTGATGGGGATTGGCCTGATTATGCTCAGCGTCCGGTTGTGGCTTGCGCGCGAATTGCGCGGTCTCCGCCTGTTTGCTGCGGCCTATGCAGAGATGGGCTGGCTGGCCAATATTGCCGGTCTGCCTCAACACCCCGCAGAGACGCCGGCGGAATATGCACAACGTCTGGCACATCTGTTTCCAGAACACGCAACGACCATTTACGGTATTGCAACTGCCTGCGTTGCCGAGCGTTACCGCCGTGGTGCGGTGACCCGTGTGCCAACCGAAGACCGTCGTCAGGCATTGCGACGGACATTGACCCGTTACGCCATCCAAACCGCGTTCCAACGCCTCTGGCTGCCGCTACGCCGGGGAGATCGCGTAGGGGCGGGTTCTCAACCCGCCCCTACGGCACCTGTCTATCTGTAA
- a CDS encoding transglutaminase TgpA family protein: protein MNRSSLSVSTSSLNIWWMLPGLGLIGLLTGAVIRSLAISGWATGLSILPAVGTMAFVVSLVLVNWQRLHRWAAHTVSFLLAWVWIVQQVGPLLDERLTSWRDQAAELVIRIIGWVRVLASGGRGEDIVLFVVALAFLSWWLVYATVWAVFRQRRPWLPVIANGTVFLVNYTYVLPKPDTEALVLIACALLLLVYHHVMQRRAAWEAQQINYPDLLPLRAMWAATVVGVVLILLTAFLPSTITSERAAQTWETLRIPFRMARAAWEDAFSTINAPPGAGSISFTARTAPLGGARSPGLDLVMTVRSSRLEYWRAVAFDRYDGSGWVNTTGELARSALGVATAEQARTPLAAGETLPVTDRRARRLITQTITLAQERNDDLLSFGGTPVQFSLPAQVEHLVGRDENGGITPIYDDVSLVTSLTPLSAETTYTVTALVSVADVQSLRNAGTDYPQWVRERYLQLPPDLPARVRAEAARVIAAANAETPYDQAIAIQDYLRRLTYSEDIPPPPSNVDLVDWFLFEQRAGYCDYFASAMVVMLRSVGVPARWVRGYASGDYDPEQGIYLVRENVAHSWPEVYFPGIGWERFEPTAASYTSLPERPLQSAFGEEEEGVAGSFGGTVPDPGRFEELEDDLTASGVNSGAASSTAANNPSAAGSSLLTGWFSVVLVILMGIGLIMLSVRLWLAHELRGLRLSAAAYAEMGWLANIAGLPQHPAETPAEYAQRLAHLFPEHATTIHGIATAYIAERYRRGAVTRVPTEDRRQALRRALTRYAIQTAFQRLWLPLRRGDRVGAGSKPAR from the coding sequence ATGAACCGTTCTTCGTTGTCAGTTTCAACCAGTTCGCTGAACATCTGGTGGATGCTACCGGGTCTTGGGCTGATTGGGCTTTTAACCGGTGCGGTTATTCGTAGCCTGGCTATCTCCGGCTGGGCCACAGGTCTGTCGATTTTGCCCGCGGTCGGCACGATGGCGTTCGTGGTTAGCCTGGTGTTGGTAAACTGGCAACGTCTTCATCGCTGGGCGGCCCACACGGTCTCGTTCCTGTTGGCGTGGGTCTGGATTGTGCAACAGGTCGGCCCCTTGCTCGATGAGCGCCTGACCAGTTGGCGCGATCAGGCTGCCGAGCTGGTGATTCGGATTATTGGCTGGGTCCGCGTGCTCGCCAGTGGTGGTCGTGGCGAAGATATTGTGCTGTTTGTTGTTGCACTTGCCTTTCTTTCGTGGTGGCTGGTCTACGCAACAGTGTGGGCAGTCTTTCGCCAACGCCGTCCCTGGCTGCCTGTCATCGCGAACGGTACGGTATTTCTGGTTAACTATACCTATGTCCTGCCTAAACCGGATACAGAAGCACTGGTGTTGATTGCCTGTGCTTTGTTGCTGCTGGTGTATCACCACGTGATGCAGCGTCGAGCTGCCTGGGAAGCTCAACAGATCAATTATCCAGACCTGTTGCCCCTCCGCGCAATGTGGGCAGCAACAGTTGTGGGGGTAGTGCTCATCCTGCTAACGGCTTTTCTTCCCTCAACCATTACCAGCGAACGTGCAGCGCAGACATGGGAGACGCTACGCATCCCGTTTCGCATGGCTCGTGCCGCGTGGGAAGATGCCTTTAGCACCATTAATGCCCCACCCGGTGCCGGGAGCATCTCGTTTACTGCCCGCACGGCGCCGCTCGGTGGGGCGCGATCACCGGGTCTCGATCTAGTGATGACGGTACGCTCATCACGCCTTGAATACTGGCGAGCCGTTGCGTTTGATCGCTACGACGGTTCGGGCTGGGTTAATACGACGGGGGAATTGGCTCGTTCGGCCCTGGGTGTCGCTACTGCCGAACAGGCGCGGACGCCACTGGCTGCCGGTGAAACGCTGCCGGTGACTGATCGGCGAGCGCGGCGATTGATTACTCAAACGATCACGCTGGCCCAAGAGCGGAATGATGATCTGCTGTCTTTTGGTGGAACACCGGTGCAATTCAGCTTGCCGGCTCAGGTTGAGCACCTGGTTGGCCGTGACGAGAATGGCGGTATCACGCCGATTTACGATGATGTATCACTGGTCACCTCGCTGACGCCACTCAGTGCAGAAACGACCTATACCGTGACGGCGTTGGTTTCGGTTGCTGATGTGCAGAGCCTGCGGAATGCCGGCACCGATTACCCGCAGTGGGTTCGGGAACGCTACCTGCAATTACCGCCTGACTTGCCGGCACGCGTGCGGGCTGAAGCAGCGCGGGTGATTGCCGCAGCTAATGCCGAAACACCCTACGATCAGGCGATTGCGATTCAGGATTACCTACGCCGCCTGACCTACAGCGAGGACATCCCTCCTCCACCCAGCAATGTTGATCTGGTCGACTGGTTCCTCTTCGAGCAGCGAGCCGGCTATTGCGACTACTTTGCCTCGGCGATGGTGGTGATGCTGCGTTCGGTTGGGGTTCCGGCGCGGTGGGTGCGTGGCTACGCCAGTGGTGATTATGACCCAGAACAGGGTATCTACCTGGTACGCGAGAACGTTGCGCATAGCTGGCCCGAAGTCTACTTCCCCGGTATTGGCTGGGAACGGTTTGAGCCAACAGCGGCGAGTTATACCTCGCTTCCAGAGCGGCCTTTGCAATCAGCATTCGGTGAGGAAGAAGAGGGAGTTGCCGGCAGCTTCGGCGGCACCGTGCCCGACCCAGGTCGCTTCGAGGAGCTTGAGGACGATCTCACTGCCAGCGGTGTGAATAGTGGTGCTGCCAGCTCGACAGCAGCGAACAATCCCTCTGCGGCTGGCAGTAGCCTACTGACCGGCTGGTTCTCTGTGGTATTGGTTATACTGATGGGGATTGGCCTGATTATGCTCAGTGTCCGGTTGTGGCTTGCGCACGAATTGCGCGGTCTCCGCCTGTCTGCTGCGGCCTATGCAGAGATGGGCTGGCTGGCCAATATTGCCGGTCTGCCTCAACACCCCGCAGAGACGCCGGCGGAATATGCACAACGTCTGGCACACCTGTTTCCTGAACACGCAACGACCATTCACGGTATCGCAACCGCCTACATTGCCGAGCGTTATCGCCGTGGTGCGGTGACCCGCGTGCCAACCGAAGACCGTCGTCAGGCATTGCGACGGGCACTGACTCGTTACGCCATCCAAACCGCCTTCCAACGCCTCTGGCTGCCACTACGCCGGGGAGATCGCGTAGGGGCGGGTTCCAAACCTGCCCGGTAG
- a CDS encoding TatD family hydrolase, with product MKSTLRLIDTHLHLASEQFNEDRSAVILRAIDAGVAAMIEIGYDLASSHAAVALANAHPAVFAVVGIQPNHLHDLPGDWIDQIRRLAAHPKVVAIGEIGLDYYWMKSPPSEQDAAFRAQLALAGELGLPVVIHSRDAMAETIAVLRDAARGPGIMHSFSGDWAAAQECLELGFYLSLSGPLTFPKSVALHEVARLAPADRLLIETDSPYLSPHPHRGQRNEPSRLVYIGQKLAELRGQTLDALAPQLWQNTLHAFPRLSTALG from the coding sequence ATCGCAGTGCGGTCATCTTGCGGGCCATCGATGCCGGGGTCGCAGCGATGATCGAGATTGGCTACGATCTGGCATCCAGTCACGCGGCAGTCGCGCTGGCGAATGCGCATCCGGCGGTATTTGCGGTTGTTGGGATTCAGCCCAATCATCTGCACGATCTGCCAGGCGATTGGATTGACCAGATACGCAGGCTGGCCGCCCATCCGAAGGTGGTCGCGATTGGTGAGATTGGTCTCGACTACTACTGGATGAAATCGCCACCAAGTGAGCAGGATGCGGCGTTTCGTGCCCAACTGGCGCTGGCCGGTGAGCTGGGCTTGCCGGTTGTGATCCACTCGCGAGATGCGATGGCCGAGACGATTGCCGTGTTGCGCGATGCCGCCCGTGGGCCGGGGATCATGCATTCATTCTCAGGTGATTGGGCTGCTGCACAGGAGTGTTTGGAATTGGGCTTTTATCTCTCGCTGTCAGGCCCGCTGACGTTTCCCAAATCTGTAGCCTTACACGAAGTAGCTCGTCTGGCACCGGCGGATCGGCTGTTGATCGAGACCGATAGCCCCTACCTCAGTCCCCATCCACACCGTGGGCAGCGCAATGAACCGAGTCGACTGGTATATATCGGGCAGAAACTGGCTGAACTGCGTGGGCAGACGCTGGACGCTCTGGCACCACAGCTCTGGCAGAATACGTTACACGCATTTCCCCGTCTGTCCACTGCTTTAGGATAG